From the Roseofilum casamattae BLCC-M143 genome, one window contains:
- a CDS encoding low molecular weight protein-tyrosine-phosphatase encodes MAYQLLFVCLGNICRSPSAENIMNYLIEQRQLSDRIICDSAGTSAYHIGSSPDGRMAAAASRQGITLRGKARQFQVEDFTRFDLILAMDKSNRRDILSLDREGHYTDKVRLMCNFCTRHPNMSEVPDPYYGGLEGFDRVIDLLMDGCEGLLSQLIINN; translated from the coding sequence ATGGCTTATCAGTTATTATTTGTCTGCTTGGGCAATATCTGCCGATCGCCTTCAGCAGAAAACATTATGAACTATCTTATCGAGCAACGGCAGCTTAGCGATCGCATTATCTGTGACTCGGCAGGAACCAGTGCTTATCATATTGGCTCGTCTCCAGACGGTCGGATGGCAGCAGCGGCGTCTCGGCAGGGCATTACCCTCAGAGGGAAAGCACGACAATTTCAGGTTGAAGACTTTACTCGTTTTGACCTCATCTTGGCCATGGATAAATCGAACCGTCGCGATATTCTCAGTCTCGATCGCGAGGGGCATTATACAGATAAGGTACGCTTGATGTGCAATTTTTGCACTCGCCATCCCAATATGTCGGAAGTTCCCGATCCCTATTATGGCGGGCTGGAAGGATTCGATCGGGTTATCGATTTACTGATGGATGGATGTGAAGGACTTTTATCTCAATTAATAATTAATAATTAA